The following are encoded together in the Octopus sinensis linkage group LG15, ASM634580v1, whole genome shotgun sequence genome:
- the LOC118766367 gene encoding uncharacterized protein LOC118766367 isoform X1: MANSKPKKFLILNFQSLSALVILGFLVNSINSQGTMTEPQQRSKFWRTGSTETTNLRSNQLDCHGRHPLILVKRKCGTCSVQYERESHQRKLGSGSRGNVRHYPENTRSIPVSIYLQLFQHGYFEFRICSPSNISTVVDADCLKTDKLKIKETGNTRYYPQSKGWLHIHLELSQEIQCIQCVLQWKYKTSRCRSGSEGRVCGYEMQFYNCADIAFDKLIPNNGAEEEETKLQNTRKNGKRRKKRNALRLSSKICKPNEICRQRSALQSQFSKNDSSSVGTKSISAPLLMSENLLASHGALHENRLSMSEPGSASGHYLNLLEPSDFSDYGSGDVQSGDHRSNAFSVEPSTTILDSQKLNAINQIRKKGERQKTATEPPGSFSDSLVSEELLPITAPPQLSTKNNYPGAEKTNNSLDSPIGKTNTMVSSKIDETNKQLTATEKIDLTIIPTTAIRQHSTGTNDSIPKRSDTTKTKEENNCTDGENCAVTKHECEKKIECSQTRNGTIQCVTVESCSLITDIFQGLPHCSGHRKRLRCRGRGIYRYMKGISSWCEKTCRNQGCQLSVCNCDCRQIISCGAIGLFRIVPGSTVWCQINCANNYCPTTHCGCQ, from the exons ATGGCTAATTCGAAGCCAAAgaagtttttaattttaaatttccaGAGTTTGTCCGCCCTCgtcattttggggtttcttgTAAACAGCATCAATTCACAAGGGACAATGACGGAACCGCAACAGAGATCGAAGTTTTGGAGAACCGGTTCCACAGAGACCACGAACCTCAGAAGCAATCAGCTGGATTGCCATGGAAGACAC CCGTTGATTTTGGTCAAGAGAAAGTGCGGCACATGTTCAGTACAATACGAAAGAGAAAGCCACCAAAGAAAGCTCGGTAGTGGCAGCAGAGGCAACGTTAGACATTACCCAGAAAACACGCGTTCGATCCCAGTTTCCATTTACCTGCAGTTATTTCAACATGGCTACTTCGAGTTCCGAATCTGTTCTCCCAGTAATATCAGCACAGTAGTAGATGCTGATTGTTTAAAGACTGACAAACTGAAAATAAAGGAAACAGGGAATACCCGATATTATCCCCAATCTAAAGGCTGGCTTCACATCCATTTGGAGCTGTCCCAGGAAATCCAATGCATCCAGTGCGTTCTTCAATGGAAATATAAAACTA GTCGTTGTAGAAGTGGCAGTGAGGGACGTGTTTGTGGTTATGAAATGCAGTTTTACAATTGTGCAGATATTGCTTTTGATAAATTAATCCCCAATAATGGCGCTGAAGAAGAAGAGACGAAACTCCAAAATACTAGAAAGAatgggaaaagaagaaagaaaagaaatgcgtTACGCTTATCTTCTAAAATTTGTAAACCAAATGAGATATGCAGGCAACGAAGTGCGCTGCAATCACAGTTTAGCAAAAACGATTCCAGTTCAGTTGGGACCAAAAGTATTTCGGCCCCATTGCTAATGTCAGAAAATTTACTAGCATCGCACGGAGCTCTTCATGAGAATCGATTAAGTATGTCTGAGCCTGGCTccgcatcagggcattatttAAATCTATTGGAACCAAGCGATTTCAGTGACTACGGATCAGGTGACGTACAATCAGGTGACCATAGGTCAAATGCGTTTTCTGTTGAACCATCTACAACTATTTTGGATTCACAAAAACTGAATGCGATAAATCAAATTCGAAAGAAGGGTGAGCGGCAAAAAACTGCAACCGAACCTCCAGGTTCTTTTTCAGATTCTTTGGTTTCAGAGGAATTACTTCCCATCACAGCCCCACCCCAGTTGTCAACAAAAAATAACTACCCAGGGgctgaaaaaacaaacaattctctAGATAGTCCGATTGGCAAAACCAATACAATGGTTTCATCGAAAATAGATGAGACAAATAAACAACTCACGGCAACAGAAAAGATTGATTTAACAATAATTCCAACAACAGCAATACGACAGCATTCAACGGGGACGAATGATTCCATTCCTAAACGTTCTGATACGACGAAAACAAAAGAGGAGAATAATTGTACAGATGGTGAGAATTGTGCCGTGACGAAGCATGAAtgcgaaaaaaaaattgaatgtaGCCAAACTCGGAACGGAACTATACAGTGTGTGACTGTGGAATCCTGTTCTTTGATAACAGATATTTTTCAGGGATTACCGCATTGTAGTGGTCATCGTAAAAGACTTAGATGCAGAGGACGTGGTATCTATCGTTACATGAAAGGAATATCGTCTTGGTGTGAGAAAACGTGTAGGAATCAGGGCTGCCAATTATCTGTGTGTAACTGCGATTGTCGACAAATAATCTCGTGTGGAGCTATCGGCCTTTTCAGAATAGTTCCTGGTTCTACAGTTTGGTGTCAGATAAACTGTGCTAATAACTATTGTCCGACAACACACTGTGGGTGTCAGTAA
- the LOC118766367 gene encoding uncharacterized protein LOC118766367 isoform X2, giving the protein MTLEYLFRSVPLILVKRKCGTCSVQYERESHQRKLGSGSRGNVRHYPENTRSIPVSIYLQLFQHGYFEFRICSPSNISTVVDADCLKTDKLKIKETGNTRYYPQSKGWLHIHLELSQEIQCIQCVLQWKYKTSRCRSGSEGRVCGYEMQFYNCADIAFDKLIPNNGAEEEETKLQNTRKNGKRRKKRNALRLSSKICKPNEICRQRSALQSQFSKNDSSSVGTKSISAPLLMSENLLASHGALHENRLSMSEPGSASGHYLNLLEPSDFSDYGSGDVQSGDHRSNAFSVEPSTTILDSQKLNAINQIRKKGERQKTATEPPGSFSDSLVSEELLPITAPPQLSTKNNYPGAEKTNNSLDSPIGKTNTMVSSKIDETNKQLTATEKIDLTIIPTTAIRQHSTGTNDSIPKRSDTTKTKEENNCTDGENCAVTKHECEKKIECSQTRNGTIQCVTVESCSLITDIFQGLPHCSGHRKRLRCRGRGIYRYMKGISSWCEKTCRNQGCQLSVCNCDCRQIISCGAIGLFRIVPGSTVWCQINCANNYCPTTHCGCQ; this is encoded by the exons ATGACTTTGGAATATCTATTTCGCTCTGTG CCGTTGATTTTGGTCAAGAGAAAGTGCGGCACATGTTCAGTACAATACGAAAGAGAAAGCCACCAAAGAAAGCTCGGTAGTGGCAGCAGAGGCAACGTTAGACATTACCCAGAAAACACGCGTTCGATCCCAGTTTCCATTTACCTGCAGTTATTTCAACATGGCTACTTCGAGTTCCGAATCTGTTCTCCCAGTAATATCAGCACAGTAGTAGATGCTGATTGTTTAAAGACTGACAAACTGAAAATAAAGGAAACAGGGAATACCCGATATTATCCCCAATCTAAAGGCTGGCTTCACATCCATTTGGAGCTGTCCCAGGAAATCCAATGCATCCAGTGCGTTCTTCAATGGAAATATAAAACTA GTCGTTGTAGAAGTGGCAGTGAGGGACGTGTTTGTGGTTATGAAATGCAGTTTTACAATTGTGCAGATATTGCTTTTGATAAATTAATCCCCAATAATGGCGCTGAAGAAGAAGAGACGAAACTCCAAAATACTAGAAAGAatgggaaaagaagaaagaaaagaaatgcgtTACGCTTATCTTCTAAAATTTGTAAACCAAATGAGATATGCAGGCAACGAAGTGCGCTGCAATCACAGTTTAGCAAAAACGATTCCAGTTCAGTTGGGACCAAAAGTATTTCGGCCCCATTGCTAATGTCAGAAAATTTACTAGCATCGCACGGAGCTCTTCATGAGAATCGATTAAGTATGTCTGAGCCTGGCTccgcatcagggcattatttAAATCTATTGGAACCAAGCGATTTCAGTGACTACGGATCAGGTGACGTACAATCAGGTGACCATAGGTCAAATGCGTTTTCTGTTGAACCATCTACAACTATTTTGGATTCACAAAAACTGAATGCGATAAATCAAATTCGAAAGAAGGGTGAGCGGCAAAAAACTGCAACCGAACCTCCAGGTTCTTTTTCAGATTCTTTGGTTTCAGAGGAATTACTTCCCATCACAGCCCCACCCCAGTTGTCAACAAAAAATAACTACCCAGGGgctgaaaaaacaaacaattctctAGATAGTCCGATTGGCAAAACCAATACAATGGTTTCATCGAAAATAGATGAGACAAATAAACAACTCACGGCAACAGAAAAGATTGATTTAACAATAATTCCAACAACAGCAATACGACAGCATTCAACGGGGACGAATGATTCCATTCCTAAACGTTCTGATACGACGAAAACAAAAGAGGAGAATAATTGTACAGATGGTGAGAATTGTGCCGTGACGAAGCATGAAtgcgaaaaaaaaattgaatgtaGCCAAACTCGGAACGGAACTATACAGTGTGTGACTGTGGAATCCTGTTCTTTGATAACAGATATTTTTCAGGGATTACCGCATTGTAGTGGTCATCGTAAAAGACTTAGATGCAGAGGACGTGGTATCTATCGTTACATGAAAGGAATATCGTCTTGGTGTGAGAAAACGTGTAGGAATCAGGGCTGCCAATTATCTGTGTGTAACTGCGATTGTCGACAAATAATCTCGTGTGGAGCTATCGGCCTTTTCAGAATAGTTCCTGGTTCTACAGTTTGGTGTCAGATAAACTGTGCTAATAACTATTGTCCGACAACACACTGTGGGTGTCAGTAA